The following are encoded together in the Haloarcula rubripromontorii genome:
- the dsrO gene encoding sulfate reduction electron transfer complex DsrMKJOP subunit DsrO, with product MTNYGLVIDQERCIGCQACAVSCKQENNVPMGQFWNRVLTEGGDKIDTPSGGYPEDGGSGSLDMQYQPTACQHCENAPCVKVCPVNATYTRDDGIVEIDYDKCIGCRYCMAACPYNARVFNWDEPEHMPEEGTGDVAARPQGVVEKCTFCSHRVDEGLDPACVVNCPADARIFGDLDDESSTVSKYINEYETDQLLEDRGTNPKTHYISGEMSPGRPQTSDKLESELDDVSPWSDGTEDVPSEASGSDSSDSGGGHHSIEGDAVPHVPAVGSGGDD from the coding sequence ATGACGAACTATGGCCTTGTAATCGACCAGGAACGGTGCATCGGCTGTCAGGCATGCGCAGTGTCGTGTAAACAGGAGAACAACGTCCCGATGGGGCAGTTCTGGAACCGCGTCCTGACGGAGGGCGGCGACAAGATCGACACCCCGTCGGGTGGCTACCCCGAAGACGGTGGCAGCGGGTCGCTTGACATGCAGTACCAGCCGACGGCGTGCCAGCACTGCGAAAACGCGCCCTGTGTGAAGGTCTGTCCGGTCAACGCGACGTACACGCGGGACGACGGAATTGTCGAGATCGACTACGACAAGTGCATCGGCTGTCGCTACTGCATGGCCGCCTGTCCGTACAACGCGCGGGTGTTCAACTGGGACGAACCCGAACACATGCCCGAGGAGGGGACGGGCGACGTTGCCGCACGGCCACAGGGCGTCGTCGAGAAGTGTACGTTCTGTAGCCACCGCGTCGACGAGGGACTCGACCCGGCCTGTGTCGTCAACTGTCCCGCCGACGCACGCATCTTCGGCGACCTCGACGATGAGAGCAGCACCGTCTCGAAGTACATCAACGAGTACGAGACGGACCAGCTCCTCGAAGACCGCGGGACGAACCCGAAGACGCACTACATCAGCGGCGAGATGAGTCCCGGTCGGCCGCAAACGTCGGATAAACTGGAGAGTGAGCTCGACGATGTTTCTCCGTGGTCCGATGGGACCGAGGACGTGCCATCTGAGGCCAGTGGCAGCGACAGTAGTGACTCGGGTGGAGGCCATCATTCCATCGAGGGTGATGCCGTTCCACACGTCCCAGCAGTGGGGTCTGGAGGTGACGACTGA
- a CDS encoding molybdopterin-dependent oxidoreductase encodes MTDTDGLYRRDVLKAGGAAAALGLGGGEFLQGLAERGDETAASTRDPGIENYVGQNDVIQTVCSPNCRGKCPIDVHVRDGQVKKVEPHPPEDEQYKRACVLGLSHTQRVYDPTRLKYPMKRTDWSPDEPNPGGRGPDAEFERVSWDEALDLVADKMQSLKDDHGAESVLFHEGSGNYGQTGKSFSRLAALFGATQSAWGIDANVGRGFNRVTGTGFFLPPTNEAEDWENANTIIVWGSDIFSSQFQMDASKVLDAVESGAKLVVVDPVYTTTASKADLWLPVKPGKDVHLALAMMHTVFEDGTYDEQFLRKRTTGPALIRKDTGDLLKSSTVFDDGSDDQVVAVERGSNTPVELEPETDGPYALFGEFTVDGIECETALTRLRDHVADYAPSKVAEKTGVDAENIRTAVRWLATRGPGGIAPSYALGRYKHGHIFGQTYAMLMGLTGDYGRHGNIHAHHAGGATLSTGGWGTPEDADPGPSLFFPEYPDAILDGDPHKVRAVYSIESNMMGNQFPDRQRFREAIRSLELYVVADMHHTDTVQHADIILPAPHWFEQEDITSSWGSHPHISYRHKVQEPMWEARDDYYAIRGLAERLGFGDYFPETKREMLRELASRDDAIDFETLFEQGTQKKQTVPIVKYTDEFPTDTGRIKMYDDDAPSEEGVTFDLPKPLEDRTADDYEKADEYPLMFMQKHSRFRIHSQYEMLNWVREVNPEPQLDIHPSDAKARGIEDGEYVRVYNDRGEMVVKAKYNEAFQPGLVNTDQGWWSRDYLRGHHNDLTHNEVSDVGQTMAFYDVRVAVEPAPDDLDTETYDADNPRGAGADAPRAGGD; translated from the coding sequence ATGACTGACACCGATGGGCTGTATCGGCGCGACGTACTGAAAGCCGGAGGAGCGGCTGCTGCCCTCGGTCTCGGCGGCGGTGAGTTCCTCCAGGGGCTGGCCGAACGCGGAGACGAAACGGCGGCGTCAACCCGCGACCCGGGTATCGAGAACTACGTCGGGCAGAACGACGTCATCCAGACCGTCTGCTCGCCGAACTGCCGCGGGAAGTGTCCCATCGACGTCCACGTCCGCGACGGACAGGTGAAGAAGGTCGAGCCACACCCGCCGGAAGACGAGCAGTACAAGCGGGCCTGTGTGCTCGGGCTCTCACACACCCAGCGCGTGTACGACCCGACAAGACTGAAGTACCCGATGAAGCGCACGGACTGGTCGCCCGACGAGCCAAACCCCGGCGGACGTGGCCCGGATGCCGAGTTCGAGCGCGTCTCGTGGGACGAGGCGCTCGATCTGGTCGCCGACAAGATGCAGTCGCTAAAAGACGACCACGGCGCAGAGAGCGTCCTCTTCCACGAGGGGTCGGGGAACTACGGGCAGACGGGCAAGTCGTTCAGCCGCCTGGCCGCTCTGTTTGGCGCAACCCAGTCTGCCTGGGGTATCGACGCCAACGTCGGTCGCGGATTCAACCGGGTCACCGGGACTGGGTTCTTCCTGCCGCCGACGAACGAGGCCGAGGACTGGGAGAACGCGAACACCATCATCGTCTGGGGGTCGGACATCTTCTCCAGTCAGTTCCAGATGGACGCTTCGAAAGTTCTCGACGCCGTCGAGAGCGGGGCGAAACTTGTCGTGGTGGATCCGGTGTACACGACAACGGCGTCGAAAGCCGACCTGTGGCTCCCGGTCAAGCCCGGGAAAGATGTGCATCTCGCGCTTGCGATGATGCACACTGTCTTCGAGGACGGGACGTACGACGAACAGTTCCTTCGCAAGCGGACGACCGGTCCCGCGCTAATCCGGAAAGACACCGGCGACCTGCTCAAGTCGAGTACCGTCTTCGACGACGGCAGCGACGACCAGGTCGTCGCCGTCGAACGGGGCAGCAACACGCCAGTCGAACTCGAACCCGAGACCGACGGCCCGTATGCGCTCTTCGGGGAGTTCACAGTCGACGGCATCGAATGTGAGACAGCACTGACCCGGCTCCGTGACCACGTAGCTGACTACGCTCCATCGAAAGTCGCGGAGAAGACCGGTGTCGACGCGGAGAACATCCGCACTGCAGTCCGGTGGCTGGCGACTCGCGGCCCCGGTGGCATCGCCCCGAGCTACGCGCTCGGACGGTACAAACACGGGCACATCTTCGGCCAGACCTATGCGATGCTGATGGGGCTGACCGGTGACTACGGCCGGCACGGGAACATCCACGCGCACCACGCCGGCGGTGCGACGCTCAGCACCGGTGGCTGGGGCACTCCCGAGGACGCTGACCCCGGGCCGTCGCTGTTCTTCCCCGAATACCCGGACGCGATACTCGACGGTGATCCGCACAAGGTCAGGGCCGTCTACTCGATCGAGTCGAACATGATGGGCAACCAGTTCCCGGACCGGCAACGGTTCAGAGAGGCCATCAGGAGCCTCGAACTGTACGTGGTCGCGGATATGCACCACACGGATACGGTCCAGCATGCGGACATCATCCTCCCGGCCCCACACTGGTTCGAGCAGGAGGACATCACGTCCAGCTGGGGGTCCCATCCACACATCAGCTATCGACACAAGGTCCAAGAACCGATGTGGGAGGCCAGAGACGACTACTACGCGATCCGCGGGCTCGCAGAGCGGCTCGGGTTCGGTGACTACTTCCCGGAGACGAAACGCGAAATGCTCCGGGAACTCGCCAGCCGAGACGATGCAATCGACTTCGAGACGCTGTTCGAACAGGGGACGCAGAAGAAACAGACCGTTCCCATCGTCAAGTACACCGACGAGTTCCCCACTGACACGGGGCGCATCAAGATGTACGACGACGACGCACCGAGCGAGGAAGGCGTCACGTTTGACCTCCCAAAGCCACTCGAAGACCGGACAGCCGACGACTACGAGAAGGCCGACGAGTACCCGCTGATGTTCATGCAGAAGCACAGCCGGTTCCGCATTCACTCGCAGTACGAGATGTTGAACTGGGTGCGTGAGGTCAACCCCGAACCACAGCTGGACATCCATCCGTCGGATGCGAAGGCTCGCGGCATCGAGGACGGCGAGTACGTCCGCGTGTACAACGACCGGGGCGAGATGGTCGTGAAAGCGAAGTACAACGAGGCGTTCCAGCCGGGGCTGGTAAACACTGACCAAGGATGGTGGTCGCGTGACTACCTCAGGGGCCACCATAACGACCTCACGCACAACGAGGTCAGCGACGTCGGCCAGACGATGGCGTTCTACGACGTCCGCGTGGCAGTCGAACCGGCTCCCGACGACCTCGACACCGAAACGTACGACGCGGACAACCCGCGCGGGGCTGGTGCCGACGCACCACGCGCAGGAGGTGACTAA
- a CDS encoding 4Fe-4S ferredoxin N-terminal domain-containing protein — protein sequence MNNPQQPRLTPIDEWEDEATAMLDGVEYDTELGLRMARDAIRVSNGELSDAEFHEKYHDEVLAEFGEDERPTKPEGFDDD from the coding sequence ATGAATAACCCACAGCAGCCGAGATTGACGCCGATTGATGAGTGGGAAGATGAAGCAACAGCGATGCTTGACGGCGTCGAGTACGACACTGAGTTGGGGCTACGGATGGCTCGTGACGCGATTCGTGTCTCGAATGGGGAACTGAGCGACGCCGAATTCCACGAAAAGTACCACGATGAGGTACTGGCGGAGTTCGGTGAAGACGAGCGGCCGACCAAACCTGAGGGATTCGACGATGACTGA
- a CDS encoding helix-turn-helix domain-containing protein, which yields MGQSESGPAGTTSGTAKERTLKVLFEIELPDDCSCPLSEPDADIENAQNQIDDGVCHAEVTVTDESGAARVLHSTNQVGDACLCLAFSEVGCVPRTRRVDGDSLFIETYVSDRSVISELVDQLQSAADRVRLRRLTSRQDDETESEPATVDLSCLTAKQREAAILAVDEGYYQTPRQTTLDELASTLGITKSALSQRLKAVESKLATAAFDP from the coding sequence ATGGGACAATCCGAAAGCGGGCCTGCAGGGACGACATCGGGGACCGCGAAAGAGCGAACCCTCAAGGTTCTGTTCGAAATTGAACTGCCCGATGACTGTTCGTGTCCACTTTCGGAGCCGGATGCAGACATCGAGAACGCTCAGAACCAGATCGATGACGGCGTCTGTCACGCGGAGGTGACTGTCACTGACGAGAGCGGAGCCGCACGAGTCCTCCATTCGACAAATCAGGTCGGGGACGCCTGTCTCTGTCTCGCGTTTAGCGAGGTCGGGTGTGTCCCACGAACCCGACGCGTAGACGGTGATTCCCTTTTTATCGAGACGTACGTCTCAGACCGAAGCGTCATCAGCGAGCTAGTCGACCAGTTGCAATCCGCCGCCGACCGAGTCCGTCTGCGACGGTTGACATCCCGTCAGGACGACGAGACAGAGTCGGAGCCTGCGACTGTCGACCTCTCCTGTCTCACGGCAAAACAACGGGAAGCAGCGATACTTGCGGTCGACGAAGGATACTATCAGACACCACGACAGACGACCCTCGACGAACTCGCATCGACACTCGGTATCACGAAGTCTGCCCTCTCTCAGCGCCTGAAGGCCGTCGAATCGAAACTCGCGACGGCCGCCTTCGATCCGTAG
- a CDS encoding vWA domain-containing protein, with product MVLSDVFLAPLGLAALLLAVPIVVLYLIRPDPKELTLPTFQFLVAGERQQSATPFLERISRSLLLLLQVLVVLVLAVGLATPYVTVSERATVEETVIVVDTSASMQTDAGGQTRFQRAVAAAREEVTGTTSIVTTTNGGEVVLQRGTPTAAAGTLDGLSPTDTPEALSGAISQATSLAGENARIVVLSDFAGDEWTTAVTTARGRGLSVDLQQFDGGGDANVGFIDRRFSGSSVTLSVKNYGDSSVARTVRLGNTQRELRLGPDDVGSVTLPVPTGGSEARLSPGDSFATDDSVYIAAPADAAVDVLVLTNDRNRYLTTALSVVDRVNVTVRQPPTTIQGDYDVILYSNVDRSSLLPGNVETGRELVEDGGGVAVLAQDNLPQRYRDLLLIEPGETRTGATVGQTAQTQLTRGIDFQPPDEYIAGSLRSGSAQVQLGDGTPLIATEDRNGGRVMYYGYIEDRSSFKFNYQYPVFWKRAVYYLADRDQLPALNHETGETVRFGNATVDGPTGAVSGDTVPLQRAGFYRTESRQVSASLLDESESNTNVEALDQRAGTAGNLTRTEQRSVPQPLTEYLALGGLVLALAEVGYLRRRGDL from the coding sequence ATGGTCCTCTCGGACGTTTTCCTTGCCCCCCTGGGACTAGCTGCCCTCCTTCTTGCGGTGCCGATTGTGGTGTTGTACCTCATTCGACCGGACCCCAAAGAGCTCACGCTGCCGACGTTCCAGTTTCTCGTCGCCGGAGAGCGCCAGCAGTCGGCGACGCCGTTTCTCGAACGGATTTCACGCAGCCTCCTCCTGCTGTTACAGGTGCTGGTCGTGCTGGTGCTCGCGGTCGGACTGGCGACCCCGTATGTCACCGTCTCCGAGCGGGCGACAGTGGAGGAGACCGTCATCGTTGTCGATACGAGCGCGTCCATGCAGACCGACGCTGGCGGCCAGACACGCTTCCAGCGGGCCGTCGCAGCCGCCCGGGAGGAGGTGACGGGGACGACCTCTATCGTCACCACAACCAACGGTGGCGAGGTGGTACTCCAGCGCGGTACGCCGACAGCGGCGGCGGGAACGCTTGACGGACTCAGCCCGACAGACACGCCGGAAGCGCTCAGCGGTGCCATCTCGCAGGCGACCTCGCTCGCCGGCGAGAACGCCAGAATCGTCGTTCTGAGCGATTTCGCGGGCGATGAGTGGACCACGGCGGTCACGACAGCCCGTGGACGCGGCCTCTCCGTGGACCTCCAGCAGTTCGACGGCGGGGGCGACGCGAACGTCGGCTTCATCGACCGCCGGTTCTCCGGCTCATCGGTGACGCTGTCGGTGAAAAACTACGGCGACTCGTCGGTCGCCCGGACCGTTCGGCTCGGCAACACCCAGCGAGAACTACGACTCGGGCCCGACGACGTGGGTTCAGTGACGCTACCGGTCCCCACCGGCGGGAGCGAAGCCCGGCTCAGCCCGGGCGACAGTTTCGCGACGGACGACAGCGTCTATATCGCCGCGCCGGCTGACGCGGCCGTCGACGTGCTGGTGCTGACAAACGACCGGAACCGGTACCTGACCACCGCGCTGTCGGTCGTCGACCGCGTGAACGTGACAGTCAGGCAGCCGCCGACGACGATTCAGGGCGACTACGACGTGATTCTGTACAGCAACGTCGACAGGAGTTCGTTGCTCCCCGGGAACGTCGAAACCGGGCGCGAACTGGTCGAAGACGGTGGCGGCGTGGCGGTGCTGGCGCAGGACAATCTCCCGCAGCGATACCGGGATCTCCTCCTCATCGAGCCCGGCGAGACTCGGACGGGCGCGACGGTGGGCCAGACGGCACAGACACAGCTCACTCGCGGCATCGACTTCCAGCCCCCGGACGAGTACATTGCCGGGTCGCTACGGTCCGGCTCCGCGCAGGTGCAACTGGGCGACGGGACGCCGCTCATCGCGACCGAGGATCGAAACGGCGGGCGTGTCATGTACTACGGCTACATCGAGGATCGGTCCAGCTTCAAGTTCAATTACCAGTACCCCGTGTTCTGGAAACGGGCGGTGTACTACCTCGCGGACAGGGACCAGCTCCCGGCACTGAACCACGAGACCGGTGAGACCGTCCGGTTCGGTAACGCCACGGTCGATGGACCGACCGGTGCCGTCTCCGGAGACACGGTCCCGCTCCAGCGCGCCGGCTTCTATCGCACCGAGAGTCGGCAGGTGAGCGCCTCACTGCTTGACGAGAGTGAGTCAAACACCAACGTCGAAGCGCTCGACCAGCGCGCCGGGACGGCTGGGAATCTCACCCGGACCGAACAGCGGTCGGTGCCACAGCCCTTGACCGAGTACCTCGCACTTGGCGGGCTGGTGCTTGCACTCGCTGAGGTCGGCTATCTGCGCCGGCGAGGTGACCTCTGA
- a CDS encoding VWA domain-containing protein, with protein sequence MAVSYTLAEGLTVGVEHRWPLLALPVAIGLLAYLIRRGDAGPRSASNRSRRLLLASRVLIVCLLVLGAMGPYTVQTRETPGEPGVTLLTDESASMGVYPNTTDALVRDIEDEGVPVTRATIGSGSSSRLGDGVAANLQENGTVVVVSDGRVTEGRSLSRAAEDAGALNATVHSVRPQSPRTERAVAIAGPSTVSRGVQSQYTVSMAGVSVLEPVPVEVTIDGETVTEGELRPDGTLTVDYAFEEIGSHRVTATLSGDDEYARNDVFYKSVRVVEQPDVLYVSQGQYPLRNYLDSLYNVSTASSVPADLDDYAAVVVQDTPSSSIGNTTALQDFVINGGGLVVAGGDNAYENGGYETSPVASMLPVRVGNATGGESNIVILVDVSGSAESGLSIQKAVALDVLDQLGDENRVGVVAFNQNAYRVSEMQALGQNRAETADKIRRLNSGGATDIAVGLQGADELLGDREGTIILLSDGQDRLGPPAAVANQLGREGTRVISVGVGKRVGVATMRQIAGESGGSYFAADETERLRLLFGGSSRRYQGENLTIVTEDTFITSGVELTANPGQANNVQVKPGADYQVATADGKPAIASWRFGLGRVVSITAYDSDNTMGGLLDRPDSLVVTKSVNYAVGDPMRTQTGVIAVGDARVGSPTTLTYQGDSRPDAPNISFRQVGDGRYRGEFTPREAGYQTALDTEYAANYPVEYASFGPSESLDALVEATGGQTFSPNQGEQIASEARQKSTRVRTVRENWDWVALLGALLLFTGEVVARRVQVYRGRTSLESGLP encoded by the coding sequence ATGGCGGTCTCATACACCCTCGCGGAGGGACTGACCGTCGGTGTCGAGCACCGCTGGCCACTGCTGGCCCTGCCGGTCGCTATCGGCCTCCTCGCGTATCTCATCCGGCGTGGCGACGCCGGCCCGCGGTCGGCTTCGAACCGGAGTCGCCGGCTCCTGCTTGCCAGCCGCGTACTTATCGTCTGCCTGCTCGTCCTCGGCGCGATGGGACCGTACACCGTCCAGACCAGAGAGACGCCGGGCGAACCGGGTGTGACACTGCTGACGGACGAGTCCGCAAGCATGGGCGTCTATCCGAACACGACCGACGCGCTGGTACGGGACATCGAGGACGAGGGTGTCCCGGTGACACGAGCGACAATCGGCAGCGGGTCGAGTTCGCGGCTCGGCGACGGCGTAGCGGCAAATCTCCAGGAGAACGGGACGGTCGTCGTCGTCTCCGACGGCCGCGTCACAGAGGGGCGGAGCCTGTCGAGGGCCGCAGAGGATGCCGGTGCGCTCAATGCTACGGTCCACAGCGTCCGGCCACAGTCGCCACGCACCGAGCGCGCTGTGGCGATAGCGGGGCCGTCAACGGTGAGCCGCGGCGTCCAGTCGCAGTACACAGTCTCGATGGCCGGCGTGAGCGTCCTCGAACCAGTACCCGTCGAAGTGACGATCGACGGCGAGACGGTCACCGAGGGCGAACTCCGGCCGGACGGCACGCTCACCGTCGACTACGCGTTCGAGGAGATTGGTTCACACCGCGTGACGGCGACACTCTCCGGCGACGACGAGTACGCACGAAACGACGTGTTCTACAAGAGCGTCCGCGTCGTCGAACAGCCCGACGTGCTGTACGTCTCGCAGGGCCAGTACCCACTGCGGAACTATCTCGACTCGCTGTACAACGTTTCGACGGCCTCGTCGGTCCCGGCGGACCTCGATGACTACGCCGCCGTCGTCGTCCAAGACACACCGTCGAGCAGTATTGGGAACACGACCGCACTGCAGGACTTCGTCATCAACGGCGGCGGGCTGGTCGTCGCAGGCGGCGACAACGCCTACGAGAACGGCGGCTACGAAACGTCGCCGGTGGCCTCGATGCTCCCGGTCCGCGTCGGGAACGCGACCGGCGGCGAGTCGAACATCGTCATCCTCGTCGACGTGTCCGGGAGCGCCGAGAGCGGCCTCTCGATACAGAAAGCCGTCGCACTGGACGTACTCGACCAGCTCGGCGACGAGAACCGGGTTGGTGTCGTCGCGTTCAACCAGAACGCGTACCGCGTCTCGGAGATGCAAGCGCTCGGTCAGAACCGCGCGGAGACTGCCGACAAGATACGGCGGCTCAACAGCGGCGGCGCGACTGATATCGCCGTCGGCCTTCAGGGGGCCGACGAACTACTGGGCGACCGCGAGGGGACGATAATCCTCCTCAGCGACGGCCAGGACCGGCTCGGCCCGCCGGCGGCCGTTGCCAACCAACTGGGTCGTGAAGGGACCCGCGTCATCTCGGTCGGTGTCGGCAAGCGCGTCGGCGTCGCGACAATGCGCCAGATCGCCGGCGAGTCCGGCGGCTCGTACTTCGCCGCCGACGAGACCGAGCGGCTCCGGCTCCTCTTTGGCGGCTCCTCGCGGCGCTACCAGGGGGAGAACCTCACCATCGTCACTGAGGACACGTTCATCACCTCGGGCGTCGAGCTGACGGCCAATCCCGGGCAGGCAAACAACGTGCAGGTCAAACCCGGGGCCGACTATCAGGTCGCCACCGCCGACGGAAAGCCGGCCATCGCCTCCTGGCGGTTCGGGCTGGGCCGCGTGGTCTCGATTACCGCCTACGACTCGGACAACACGATGGGCGGTCTGCTCGACCGGCCGGATTCGCTGGTGGTCACCAAATCGGTCAACTACGCGGTGGGTGACCCCATGCGCACGCAGACCGGCGTCATAGCGGTCGGCGATGCCCGGGTCGGGAGTCCGACGACGCTGACCTACCAGGGTGACAGTCGCCCTGATGCGCCGAACATCTCCTTCCGCCAGGTCGGTGATGGGCGATATCGTGGTGAGTTCACGCCCAGAGAAGCGGGGTATCAGACGGCACTCGACACCGAATACGCGGCGAACTACCCCGTCGAGTACGCTTCGTTCGGTCCGAGTGAGAGCCTCGATGCACTCGTCGAAGCGACCGGCGGGCAGACGTTCAGTCCGAACCAGGGCGAACAGATAGCCAGCGAGGCACGCCAGAAATCCACCCGGGTCCGCACCGTTCGAGAGAACTGGGACTGGGTCGCCCTGCTCGGCGCGCTCCTGCTTTTCACCGGCGAGGTGGTCGCACGGCGTGTTCAAGTGTACCGCGGTCGCACCTCCCTGGAGAGTGGTCTCCCGTGA
- a CDS encoding chromosome partitioning protein: protein MSAIGRRINLGLVLFVVLSMVGTGGTTVLYQDSAGELRSQNQELRQQNAELRENLDATRSELESTRTRVGELEDQLETRSEDVDQVATNLNQTEEQLNATESQLAETRQSLRESEDRVEELEGTVGDLRDERDTLENEVEDLESTIDDLESENEELEDERAELEDQVSDLRDDIESLESRISTLEDDIDELKNENQALRDDIETLCSQPENQGKAACEDY, encoded by the coding sequence GTGAGCGCCATCGGCCGCCGTATCAACCTCGGACTCGTACTGTTCGTCGTCCTCTCGATGGTTGGCACCGGTGGAACGACGGTTCTGTACCAAGATTCTGCAGGCGAGCTGCGGTCGCAGAACCAGGAACTCCGACAGCAAAACGCTGAACTCCGAGAAAATCTGGATGCCACCAGGAGTGAACTGGAATCTACCCGGACCCGCGTCGGCGAACTCGAAGACCAATTGGAGACGCGGTCGGAAGACGTCGATCAGGTCGCGACTAACCTGAACCAGACGGAGGAGCAACTGAACGCCACGGAGAGCCAACTGGCGGAGACCCGACAGTCGCTCCGCGAGAGCGAGGACCGCGTCGAAGAGCTAGAGGGGACAGTCGGTGACCTGCGAGACGAGCGCGACACGCTCGAGAACGAAGTCGAAGACCTCGAATCGACTATTGACGATCTGGAGAGCGAAAACGAGGAGCTAGAGGACGAGCGTGCCGAACTCGAAGACCAAGTGTCCGACCTACGGGACGACATCGAAAGTCTGGAATCGCGGATAAGTACGCTTGAAGACGACATCGACGAACTCAAAAACGAGAACCAAGCGCTGCGAGACGATATCGAGACGCTCTGCAGCCAGCCGGAGAACCAGGGCAAAGCCGCCTGCGAGGACTACTGA
- a CDS encoding DUF7502 family protein has product MNEPNTTTGKNGVEEPSANGRAQARERMAAAIAEVRREGKKAAFVYAVVDAVLVFLLVNILLTVLSPAELPTQVSVPASVTDPVSAAVGRSIPKLSFPTGAVVGMAVGVGWFIGEYLHRVRQPLVEQFEAANANVTDALRTARDAVEDGAETRMAARLYEDVLDGLKQSSSVALVDSRRLLGTLVVVILLSLATVQVAVVDIGLLDRDTVETDAPTDRPSEYEGLEDGDAILGDSEDVQAGDENLTAEIESTGGEEEIDRSQSFPSSPTAGEPGSGGGTVDSQQAGFAGQEDIEDADLIREYNLRIRDQDTDDEDTDP; this is encoded by the coding sequence ATGAACGAGCCAAACACAACCACCGGAAAGAACGGCGTCGAAGAGCCGTCTGCAAACGGACGGGCACAAGCCCGCGAGCGAATGGCCGCCGCCATCGCCGAGGTGAGACGCGAGGGCAAGAAGGCGGCGTTCGTCTACGCCGTCGTTGACGCAGTGCTGGTCTTTCTCCTGGTGAACATCCTCCTGACTGTCCTCTCGCCGGCCGAACTCCCGACACAGGTGTCGGTTCCCGCGTCGGTGACGGACCCGGTCAGTGCGGCTGTCGGCCGCTCGATACCGAAGCTGTCCTTCCCGACGGGGGCGGTTGTCGGCATGGCCGTCGGAGTGGGCTGGTTCATCGGCGAGTATCTGCACCGGGTCCGTCAGCCGCTCGTCGAGCAGTTCGAGGCGGCGAACGCGAACGTCACCGACGCGCTCCGGACGGCGCGGGACGCGGTCGAGGACGGAGCCGAGACGCGGATGGCGGCGCGGCTCTACGAGGATGTCCTCGACGGGCTGAAACAGAGTTCGAGCGTCGCCCTTGTCGATAGCCGGCGGCTGCTCGGGACGCTCGTCGTCGTTATCCTGCTGAGTCTGGCGACAGTGCAGGTAGCCGTCGTCGACATCGGGCTGCTCGACCGCGACACAGTCGAGACGGACGCGCCAACCGACCGGCCAAGCGAGTACGAGGGGCTGGAGGACGGCGACGCGATACTCGGCGACAGCGAGGACGTGCAAGCGGGCGACGAGAACCTCACCGCCGAGATCGAGTCGACTGGCGGCGAGGAAGAGATCGACCGGAGCCAGTCGTTCCCATCCTCGCCGACCGCCGGGGAGCCGGGGAGCGGCGGCGGCACAGTCGACAGCCAGCAGGCCGGGTTTGCCGGCCAGGAAGACATCGAGGACGCGGACCTCATCCGCGAGTACAACCTCAGGATTCGAGATCAGGACACGGACGACGAGGATACCGACCCATGA